The genomic DNA GTTTCCGGCTGAAGAAGTCGTGACAAAATTGCTCGGCATCGAGCTTAGTGTCGGTCGGACGGGTGTTGTCACACCGACGGCTATATTGGAACCTGTTCACGTTGCGGGTTCTACGGTGGGGCGCGCCTCGCTTCACAATGAAGACCTGATTAAAGAAAAGGACGTTCGAATCGGCGACACCGTCATTATACGGAAAGCGGGCGATATCATTCCAGAGGTCGTTGCCCCTATTATTGAGCAACGTACGGGTGATGAAGTGCCGTTCGATATGCCGAAAAATTGTCCAGAGTGTGACTCGGAGCTTGTGCGAATTGAAGGAGAGGTTGCGCTACGTTGTGTGAATCCACAATGTCCAGCGCAAATGAAAGAAGCGATTATTCACTTCGTTTCCCGTAATGCTATGAATATTGAAGGCATTGGAGAACGTGTTGTCGATCAACTCTATAATGCAGAGCTTGTCCATGACGTATCCGATTTATATACGTTAACAAAAGAGCCGCTACTGGAACTGGAACGCATGGGTGAAAAATCAGTATCCAACCTGTTAACGGCGATTGAAGCTTCCAAAACGAATTCGCTTGAGAAGATGCTCTTCGGGCTTGGCATTCGTCACGTTGGTGAAAAAGCGGCTACAATTCTTGCAGAGGAATTTGGCACGCTTGCAGCACTTATGGAAGCTGACGTAGAGCGCTTGTTAACCATACATGAAATTGGTGACAAGGTGGCGGAGTCGCTTACGACGTACTTTGGCAACGAAGATGTGCTTGAGGTACTAAGGAAGCTTGAAGCATATGGCGTCAATTTGACGTACAAAGGGCGTACGCGTCAAGAGATGCCGACAGAAGGACCTTTTGCAGGGAAAATCGTTGTCTTGACGGGGAAATTATCGATTCTAACGCGTAACGAAGCGAAGGAGCAGATCGAAGCGCTCGGTGGGAAAGTAAGTGGCAGTGTCAGTAAAAAGACAGATATCGTCGTTGCGGGAGAGGACGCTGGTTCTAAACTAGCAAAAGCTGAGGAACTCGACATCACGGTATGGGATGAGGAGCAGCTTGTTGAAGCGCTCGGCGAAAAGGAGTAATGATGATGAAGAGGTTAGTAGGGATACCCGGGTTGGTAGCCGTCCTCCTTCTTGGGGGATGTCTTCCTTCATTCGGAACGGAGAAAGAGGAGCTTATTCAAGAAGGGGAAGAGAGTACGGAAGAAACGGTCATCATTCCAGATGTCCAATTAAAAGAAGAGATGTATAAGACGCCTCTACCATTCAAGCAAAGTGCTAGTCGGGGAACGATTGTGAACAATATTTACACAAAATATGATATGCGAGAGGCCGAAGAAGGGCTGCTGCGACTGTCTAATCAGCACTTTGACTCGAAAAAGTATTACTTTCAAGAAGGTCAGTATATTGATAAGAGTACTGCACGTGCATGGTTATCCCGAAGTTCATCTGACGAAAATGGGCTCAATC from Sporosarcina sp. FSL K6-1522 includes the following:
- the ligA gene encoding NAD-dependent DNA ligase LigA, with protein sequence MDRIELEQRVQQLNDLLHEYGHAYYVRDTPLVSDAVYDQYMQELLAIETEHPDLVYPDSPSQRVGGEALAGFGKVVHAFPMLSLSNAFNENDLREFDRRVQEAVGHNVSYICELKIDGLAVSLRYEDGKFVQGSTRGDGAVGEDITANLKTIHTIPLRLKEPLTIEVRGEAYMPKKSFAQLNVARDESGEEPFANPRNAAAGSLRQLDPKIAASRSLAVFVYSIGGDGSVYGQDRHSSSLDNLDALGFETNKERQRCTSIEEVIAYIEKWTASRLDLNYEIDGIVVKVDHFEDQEQLGFTARSPKWAIAYKFPAEEVVTKLLGIELSVGRTGVVTPTAILEPVHVAGSTVGRASLHNEDLIKEKDVRIGDTVIIRKAGDIIPEVVAPIIEQRTGDEVPFDMPKNCPECDSELVRIEGEVALRCVNPQCPAQMKEAIIHFVSRNAMNIEGIGERVVDQLYNAELVHDVSDLYTLTKEPLLELERMGEKSVSNLLTAIEASKTNSLEKMLFGLGIRHVGEKAATILAEEFGTLAALMEADVERLLTIHEIGDKVAESLTTYFGNEDVLEVLRKLEAYGVNLTYKGRTRQEMPTEGPFAGKIVVLTGKLSILTRNEAKEQIEALGGKVSGSVSKKTDIVVAGEDAGSKLAKAEELDITVWDEEQLVEALGEKE